GGAGTTATCCCAGGTTTTTTGCCGGGGTGTGCCGAGAAATTTTTTTTTATAAAAACCCTTGGGGGCCCTTGGGTCCCTTTCCCCGGGGTCTTCCCGGGGTTTCCCTTTTTCCTTTTGGGTGTGGTAAACTTTTTGGTTTTCCCCCTTTTTTCCCCCGGGGGAAAAAAATTCCCCCCCCCCCCCCCCCCCCCGAAAGCATGCCTGAGGTCTTTTTGTAGAATGCCTTTCGATCCCAGAGATGAGACAGCATTTCGTTGCAAAACATGAGATCCGCCTTTCGTCCGGGGATATAAGTCATGATATCTTCGACAACCAGCTCGACTCGATCCATCGTATCGGAAACTCTGCGCCACGACTCAAGTGCGAGCCTGAATGCCGATATACGCTCCTCATCGAGATCAACTCCATACACCTTCTCGGCCCCCAGCAAAGCAAACAGCATCGTGTTCTGACCCAGTCCACAACCCGCATCAATTACGGTTTTACCTCTAATGTCCATGCTGCATTCTGACAAAATCATCCGTATGAACGCCAGTGCGTTCTGCACACTAACAGCGGTAAAAAACTGTTTTGCAGCTTCGGCCCATTGGTTATTGTGTAGATTCGGCAGCATTGCTGCAAACCTCTGAAAAATAGGCCAAACAACTTGAAAGTCTCTTGACATCGCTTTTCCTTTCTCCATCTTCTCCGACTGCTTATTGACAGCATCTTGCCCTATTTTATGCCCATGTAACAGACCCCGCCACAAACTGGAGAATCCTTGAACTTATCTTTCATAAGCTTGTCCAAAAAGGCAAAGGGATACAAAACCCACCCGGTCATGAATCGGAAAGCATAACTGAGGGAGGGCTTTCGCGAAAAACTGCCAGCAAGCGCCATCGTCATCTGCGCCCAAGTCCCCATCGGGCCGGCACCCGTCGTCCCACCTTCAACCTCATGAAAACTGCTGAATACGGAGCGAAGCCCATCCAATGTATAGCGAAAATAGTCGTGCGGTGAGCCGTGGCGGGGTTGGATAAAGGGAACGGTCACCAGTACAAATCCACCCGGTTTCAATATTCGGTACACCTCATTGCTTACGGCAAAGGGACGGTTCAAATGCTCCATTACCGCGCACAGCCAGACGCCGTCCAGACAACCGTCAATAAAAGGCAATTGATGTGCGTCACCGGCTACGTCCGTATTCCCATGCGGGTAGATGTCAAAATCAATTAAACCCGGATGAGTCAACTCATTCTGAACCCCGCTTCCGAGGTTCAGTATCATCGCCTCGGGTGGAGCATTAAAGATGTAGGTATCACGCAATCTGTCATGAAGCGTCGGTCTGGCTACAATAAAGTTAGGCAAAGGCAGGAACCGCTTGAGTCGGTTTTTCAGTGAACTCGGATCATGCTGAGCGTATGCAACTTGCCCTTCATTCGCGATGGATTGGCTATTTTTGCTGAAAAGAACCGGCGTGTCACTGATAATGGGAAAATCCCGGTCACATGGACCGCATCTCAGCTTTCCATCAACAGAAGATAGGGATGTATGACAATCAGGGCAGGCCAACAGCTTTTGTAATTTGTTTTTTTTCATCATTCCTTTTCGTCCCCAAGAAAGTCGTCGTTAATAGAGATACGCTGCGTAAAAGAAGGGTTGGACGAAAGAACCGCAATTCCTTCAAAGCATACGATTTCGGCGCTTTCCCGTCGATTATAAGCCTTGGATACCCAACCTCGTTCTTTTCTCTGTATGATTTCAAAATCAGGCGCTTCAATTTCCAAAACGATTTTCCGGTCTTGCAATATGAATATTTTCCGAACCTCATTCTCGCTTTGAAGCCCCACATCCAAGTGGTAATACCATGCAAATGAGTGTTCCCCATCACCGATAAATGTATCGGTAATTTCAACCTCGTTTTTTCTTTTGTTCAGCAGAAACTGACGGCGATGGGTAACAGGCTCGGCTAACCTGGTATACCCCGTGTGCTCAGCCTCAAGCAGGTCATGGGTTTCCTCTGATTCCCATCGCAGAACCCTGACATCACCGTGCGGACTAGTTAGACCGAACATGCTGTTATGGATTTCAATCTGCTCCCTACCGTCGACAACTACGGTATTGTGGTATTTGGTGGAGCGGAAAAGCCTTCGCATTTCCATATTGCCGGTATAGCAGAAGGTGCCGGGGTCAATAATGATCGGCTGGTCGTCAACACAAAGCTCAAAACTGAGCCAATCGTTGTGCTTGTGTGCGCCCACGCCGTTGATGCCGATGGGTTGGCAGGCAGCCAGCAAGTAAATATGTTCCGAGCGCATGACATAGATGCCGCCATCGGGAAGGGCTACGGAGTTCAAGGAAGATTTTTTTATCATTCTGGTTTCCGGTAGACTATCTTTGCCGAATCCCTATGGCTCGGAGGTGTAAAAAGAAACGAGACTGGAATCATCAAGCCGAAAACAAAATCAATAGTCCGCGTTATTACGCGGCTTTTTTCGATCCAGTTTGCTATTGCGCCAAGACTGAACAAAACCGCATCCTTACCTTTGAAAGCCACAAGGTTCCTGTAACTTGTCACCGGCCTGAGATAGCCTTTATGAATGTCCGCAAGTTCAACAACCGGCAAAAATCCGGCTTTTCGAAATCGTTTGAAGTTGGCATCGGGGAGTTCCAAGCCGTAATGACCATACTCCTCCACATAGCATTTTGAAAAGAGTTCGGGATGTTTTTTTGCCCGTTTGTAAACGATGCTTTCCGAATCGCACTCAATACTGCTGAGCAGGTATCCCCCGGGCTTCAACACCCGATAAATTTCGTTGATAACACTGGATTTTTGATGCAGCGGGATATGCCCGAAGACATGCGATGTGTAAACACAGTCAAAAGACGCATCCGGAAACGGCAAATGTTCTCCATCGATTTGATAAACCCGGTTGTAAAGACGGCGCGCTTCGAGCAACGATGACACGGAGAGATCTACGCCCGTTACGTACCCATGTTCCGGCAAAATCCCTGCCCCCCCCCCACAGCCAAAGTCGAGAATCCAGGCTTGATCGCCATGAATAATTTTCTTGAGCTGTTTTGAGAGAAAACGGGATTCAAAGGCCCCGATGCTTATTGAGCGGTAGAAGGCCTTGAATATTTTCTTCATTCCACTATTTTGGCCAAGTGACCAATCTTTGGTCTCGGTGAATTTACCTTCATAAAACGCATCTTCCGATCCAAAACACAATATCCCATTTTTCGCTGAAAAGACCTTTCCGCATTTATGGCAATGGGCTTCGTCATCCATATAATCAAAATCAGCTTTACAAAAAGGACAGACCACCATCGGACCGTCAATGTCGTGGTGTAAGCCCTTTAATTGTTTCTTATAACCGCCCATACTGTTCAACTCCGTCCTCCCCAAATAACCAGAAGATTTCCTCATGCGCTCTGCCGGCCATTAATTTGAGATCCGAACGTTTAAACAGAACCGCCCCGATTGAAAGGAGATAGCGGAAATCAGAGCGATCCCAATCATAGTAATCAGCGAGGATAAAGAACCGACCATCGTCAGAGTCTCCAATCATAGGCATCAGGCCGTCTGGCCGCATGCAGTACATAATAAATTCAAACATTTTCTCAAGGCGCTGCCAGAAGGGTGCAGGGAGCACAATGTCATTTCTTTTGCAGAGAATTGCGGAATAGGTGAACAGTTCTAAAACCAGGCGATGGTAGGCTGTTGAGTTTTCAAAGCTGACTCCATCTGGATAAACCATCTCTTCCATGCACCGAATCAATTCCTGAACCCCAAATTTCTTCCATCGTTCAGCATCCTTGAAGTGAGGGAACATAATTCCAATGAACAATAATCCTACAATATCCGAAAGGTAGTGGTTTGTCCGAATGCCTCCCTTGTCTTCAAGATTGTTCTCAATGTACCAGCCATGCTGCCAGATGCTTTTCAAAAATTTATTGTCAAACGCTTCGGTCCATTCTGGATCATCCTTGAAGGCCCACCAGGCCCATATCCAGTTGCAGGCCCGGATCGCCACCTCCATGGCGCAGGTCCAGTTGATGCCGTACAAAAACTTGTTATTTTCAATCCAGTTGTAGATTTGCCTAACGGTTTCCTTAATATATTCGTCACCACCAGACGCAAAATATCCCTTTATGAGAAAAGGCAAATGCTGGGACCTGGATAATTCCCATGGCATTTTACAGTCTGTGTTTTCTGAAGAATTAGAAACCGTATAAAGGCGTTTATAATATTTCCTTCTCCATTCAAAGTCGCTTCGAGGATCAAGATGCCAGTTGATTTCGCTGCCTTCGTATTCTAAATCACAACCAAGGATGGCAAATTTCCGGTGTAATATAATTGAAGCTTCGTTTAGGATTTCAGACTTTCTTTCAGGATTCTTGTCAAAAATGCTTTTTGCCTTTGAAAAGCTTATAATCCAGTTAGCTGATTTTACAGAATTACTACTTTCAAGAGAGCTCTTGTACTTCAAATCATGAAGTTTTAGGACCTTGTGAAATACCAATGCGGCAATAGACCAAAGAAAACCCTCAAGCCTTATCCTGTATCCTTTTCCTCGTAAGGTGAAATACTTCACAGGCCAACCATTTTACGTGCCATGGTGCGGTAGCCACCACCCCCGGAAAACGCTACATTATGATAAAAGGTTTCAACAATATACCCGGTCGTCTCCGGATAAGCAGCCTCCCATCCATTTCTGAATGAAAAGCCTGCTGAGACTCCGCCACAATTTGTGATATCCTGTGCGAGGCATAACCAGCGCATTGCCGCAGACAAGGCTGCCTCTATTGAAGAGGGAGCTTTCTTGTTGGGAAAACATATAGCGTACAATTTGGAGCAATTTCTAATCCTGTACAGCCGATGATTCCTGATATCCCTTAGTGGCTGTATAATGCTTTTAAAATGACTTTTCCGCATAGTGTTCCCTTAAAACATTGAAGCGAGTGAAATAGCAGTCCTCATAAACGCTTATTGTAAACTGCCCAAATACCTGCCCGCCATTTCGGAAAAAACCGATATATCACTGGCCTGTAGCAACCATGCCAAAATGCTTTCCACAAAAAAGTCCCCTTGGTTTTCGTTCCATGATCAAAAAATATGGTGTTAGTGCTATCTCGTGAAAAACCCGACCAATTAGCCATGCGGTCAAGATCATTTATCGAATACAGCCTGTGATGTCCTAAAAATGGGATTTTACTCTCATAAAACATTTTGAGATTCCAGTAAGGCCAATCGCCTTTCCTAAACATCGTTAATCTGCTGCCGACGTTTCCTCCGTTCGGGGTGCAGATTACCAATGAACCGTCTCTTTTAAGAATCCGGCAGAATTCATCCAAGATTAGCCGGGGAGAGTGAGGCAAATGTTCAATTACGGCTTGAAAAACCACAACATCAATGGTTTCACTGCCTATTGGGATACTCAATTCAGGTGACATAAGGTCAACGTTAAGATATGCAACCTCATGATCTTCCATGAACTTCAAGGCATTGCCAAACAAAACCTCATCAAAGTTGGACATATTGTCAACATTTATCGCTTCATATCCCATATCTCTGAATAGCGTACTCAGGATGCCAAGGTGCCCGCCCGCATCCAGGCATTTAGCTTTCCTAGAACCAAAGGCTTCAATACGCTTTTTCATATACGCCAGAGTCATTGCATAATGGACAAACTCGCCTTTTGCATTATCCAGCAATCCAAAAGCATCCTTTCGGGACTTCATTGCGTAGTTCTGGTTGAAGTTGTTAAACGCCAACTCTAACTTAGTAACATAGTCATTTTTCATTTCTTAATTCCAATAAGCTTAAAAGAGTGGTAGGTGACCCATAAACATAATACCAAATGGCTTGCCACCTGGATTGACGCTGCGCCTAAACCGCCAAAAACCGGTGTTACGGTTAATTGACCGGCGGCATTTATTGCGACAAAGATCAGCCCGCCTATGGCAATCAGTTTAAATTTATCCAACGCAAAAAGGATATTCACAGGCGGCGAGAGCAAAGTGCTTATTGCTGCCCCGAAAATCAAGATTTGCAACATAATGCATGCCCCGGAATAGCGCTCACCTGCAAACACCGAAATAAAAAAGCCGAGGAAAGGAATACTTACGAGCAAACAAACGGATACGACTGCAGTCCCCTTAAGGGTTTTCTTGAATGATTTTCTGAGGGCGCTGTTTTCTGTAATCCCGGAAAAAGTGGGAAGAAGCACTGAATTGATGGCGTTCATGAGCATGAGCGAAAGTCCGTAAATCTTATAAGCGAAACCATATAGCCCGATCTCCTGCATGGGGAAATACCTCGAAAGAATAATCATGTGAAACTGACCGGAAAACCAAAGACAAAGCGTATAGCAAAGCAACCATCCATAATTAGAGCCCATCGAGGAAAGAAAGGCAGACAAACGCTCCTTTCGTGCCTTTTTGAAGCCGTCTCTCAGCAACACAATCGCTATTATCGAAATGATTAGCGGTAGTGATACATAAACGATGGAAATAGCACGGATACTGAACTGATCCATCATAAGAAAAAGAATAATAATTCCCAAATAGCATAAGGAGTGGCCCGCAGTAAAAACGGCATTCAGCCGGAACTTCATAAATGCCTGGAAAATTGCATTTCTATAGGTAAAAAGGATATTCCCCAATACCCCGATACTGCACAGGCGAAGGTAGAATAGAAGTTCCGGCTTATGGAAAAGGTTTTTTGAAAGGAAATCGGCGCCGAGATAGAGCCCAAGCGCCAAAATAAGGCCATATATGACTTCGATTTTGAGTACGGTTCCGGCGATATGCCAGGCTGTGGCAGGATCTTTTCTATGACTTGCCACTGACTTGACCATTGACCAATTGAACCCTGTGGTGATGAGTCCTGCCGAAACGCCTGCCACCATATCGAGAATTGAAAAAATACCGTATTCGTCAGGAGTTAGATGTCGGACTAGTATCCATGTGGTGAGAAAGCCGATGGCTCTCGCCAGCACATTTCCACTAAAAACGGTTGAAACGTTTTTGAATAGAGCGCTCCGAAACATCCCCTTTAGTTTTGTTGTGGTCGGAACTGTAAGCCTTTCCGACACACGCAGAATGTTCGACCGTATATCCATTACACCATATCTACAGCTTCCATATCTCCTTCAATCCACATGCGGTGCCAGTAGATGAAATTGATAATGATCCATGGAACTTGTTTTCTATTTATGTACCTGGTAAGCGCAGTGGCATTAAAATAATCAGTATCTTTTAGAAAGCTGTCAGCTACACGGATAAAATGCTTATGCATGTGATCTTCATACCATTCGTTTACAGGAAGCTGGAAGCCTTGTTTCGGTCTGTTGATTATATCAGGGGGAAGAATGTCCTTTATTGCCTGCTTTAAAATATATTTAGTTTCATTCGTTTTTATCTTTGATTTTTGCGAGAGGCTCAACGCAAATTCAACCAGTCGATGGTCCAGAAAAGGTACCCTCCCCTCCAGGGAAACGGCCATGTTCAATTTATCGAGCCGCATCAACAGTAATTCCGGTAAACGGATCTTGAGATCGATATAAGTCATCCAAGCTAGTGGATCTGGTAAAAAACAACGGTTGTTAAAACGGTCTTTATAATCTGAAATAATTTGCGGCGTTGCTTCATAAGTCAACTTATTCAAGCGAGGCGACAAAATAGCTCTTTTTGCGTATTCTCTATAACTTATCGCCCCTCCCCAGAATATTTCGTTATGATAAAAAGTATGGCAGCGATCATAGGTTCCCCAGCCTTTACCCAATAGGCGAGAGGCAAGATAAGAGGAGGCGAGCATGGGAGCTCTTTTTATTTTTCCAAAAAAGGTGTCCGCTTCCGAGTAATCTTTCAAGGCGGTAAGCCAGGAAGGATAGCCGCAAAACAGTTCGTCACTCCCTTCACCGACCTGGCATACGCTTACGCCGTTGTCTTTTGCCAGCTTTGAGACAAAATAAACGGGTACGCACACTGAGTCGGCGATAGGTTCATCCTGGTGAAAAACAAGTTTGGGCAGAAACGAAATTGCATCTTGAGGGGAAATGATAACTTCATGATGGTTGGTCTTGAACAGCTTGGCTATCCGGTTGCTCCAGGATAGTTCGTTGTAAGCCGGTGCGTCTTTAAAACCTATTGAGAAGGTATTTACAGGTCGATCCAGAAAACGGCACATCATGGCAACATTGAGGCTGGAATCAATGCCACCCGAAAGAAACGCCCCAAATGGCACATCGCTGATCATCCTTCGCTTTGTCGCATCTTGAAATAAATTGACAATTTCTTCGGTTATATCCTCTTCTGAACGGGCTAGAGATTCATTGTTCCTTTTCGCAAACATATCCCAGTATTCTACGGTCTTTATCTGGCTTGGTTCGTGAATGACCATGTAATGGCCCGATTCAACTTTTGAAATACCTTCAAACAAGGTTGCGGGCGGGGGAACACAGTGAAAAGAAAGGTAATGTCCAAAGGCTTCCAGATTAACCTTTCGAGGTATTCCAGGATACTGCAAAATAGCCTTTATTTCCGAAGCAAACACCAGCTTTGGCCCCAAGAAACAATAATATAGCGGTTTGATACCCACCCGGTCTCGGGCCAGGATAATCCTACTTTTTGACTGGTCCCATATCGCAAAAGCGAACATCCCAATGAAGCGATCAAGCGATTTCATCCCCCATTGTTCATACGCGTGGATAATCACTTCGGTATCGGTTTTGGAAAGAAAACGGTGACCGTATTTTTCAAGTTCAGTGCGGATTTCCTCGAAGTTATAGATTTCTCCGTTAAATGTAATCCAGATCGTACCATCTTCGTTACACATGGGTTGGCGGCCAGCCGCTGTAAGGTCGATAATAGAGAGGCGACGATGGGCAAATCCTATGTTGAAGTTTGAATGACTCTTTCCCGTTCCAAATAGTTCTTCACACGTTCTGAATTGCACATATCTATTTGAATGCGATTTTCCGTTACCGGCCAGAAGAACTGCACCAAAGTCATCCGGACCTCTATGTAACATGGAATCGCGCATATTAAGTAAATCGGTCGCCGATACTGAATTGCCGGAAAAATCCACTATGCCTGCAATGCCGCACATACTATCTCTTTGCCTTTTCCAGGGTTATCATGGTTGTTTCAAACATACTTTCAATTGGAATTGGCCAGCCATCGGTCCTTTTCTTCAAACATTCATACAGGTCAATAAGCTCCTCCAACTGCCCTTTGTCCTGGCGTTTTGTTTTGATGTTCGCAGTGTCAACGCTATATCCCCGGATAGATTTGTAGTCATCGACGATTATGCTTTTCTCATCAAAATGAACTTCCATGTATTCTTTCGGTATCTTACTGGAACCCACAGCAAAGTACTCCAATGTGGCGACCGACCCGTCTTCATATTCCAGAATTATGCTTTTGTTGTCTGAGGAGCTGATGCTGTCTGTTTTGGGATGAAGGCTTGCACTGCTGAATGCTCTTACAGGCGAATCAATTAGGTATGAAAACAGATCAATGATGTGGCATGCTTCACCGATAATTCTTCCGCCGCCTTCTTCTGTGTGCACCCAACTGTCCATGGGGCTATAACCGGCATTCATGCGATAATGGATAAAAAGGGGATTGACCCGGTTCATGACGTGTTTTTTTATTTCGCGAGCATACTTTGAGAAACGCCGGTTGAAGCCTACCATGAGCAGTGGCAGTGCGGATTGCGGATTGTTGTCATAGAAGTCCTTAATATGATCCAATTCGGCTTGTGTGGTGCAGAGGGGCTTTTCCACAAATGTGTGCTTTCCCGCCTTGAGGCTTTCCATGACCATTTGGCCGTGGAGATTGTGTCTGGTACAGATCATTGTCAGATCGATTTCAGGATCTTCCAGCACTTTTTTGTAATCGGCTGTGGCATAAGCGGCCCCGAATCGTTCGGCAATATCCGCAGCCTTTTGGCCGGTACGGTTGCATATGGCTCTGATGTCATATTTGTCCGCCAGTTTTTTAAGATTGGGAAGATGCATGCCGGTAGCGAAGTTCCCGGCGCCAATAATTCCCACACGTATCCGGTCATTTGAATTTATTGCATTCGGTCTTTTGATTTCAAGCGTGCTGGATTTGTATCCTTCAGCATCTTCATTCTGGGTCTTGCCGTAATTGAGCAGAACCATGAGGGGTCTTTCAGGCTTACTCAGGGCTTCAAAGGCATTCGCTACATCATTGAGAGGAAAGACGCCCTCTATCATGGCAGCCACATCTACAGCGCCGTTTGCGAGCAGGCGCAGATATTCCACCATGTTCCGATTTTCAGTCCACCGCACATAGGCGTAAGGGTAGTCCATCCCTTTTTGCTCATACGTTTCGTCGTAGCGACCCGGCCCGTATGAGGTGGAGATGAGAAAATCGATCTCTTTTTGATAGATGTCGTCCCTTCGCAACTCCCGGCCGTAAACCCCCACCATAACCAAACGACCTTTCTTCCTGGTCATTTCAAATGCCTGAGTCAGCGCCAAAGACTTTGTTGTGGCGGCAGTAAAAATGACGGTGTCTGCCCCATGGCCGGAAGTAAAATGAGAAACAGCAGCAACTGGATCATTTGTTTCGGATGAGTTTATGGTCATCTCCGCGCCAAAGTCTTTGGCCAACTTGAGCCGCCGTGAATCGATATCCACCGCAATACAGCGGCCACCTGCTGCTTTGACCAACTGCAACGCAATTAGCCCGAGTATGCCGGTACCATAGATAACGACAAATTCGCCTAACTGAATTTGGGCACGCCTGACGCCTTGCATGGCGATGCCGCCAAGGGTGACCGTTGATGCCGTTTTGTAATCCAGACCTTCGGGGAGACGCATTACAAGATTTCGCGGCACATCCACAAATTCGGCATGGTTCGCAATGCCGGCGCCGGCGGCAGCCACTTTGTCGCCGGGCTTAAGGTCTATAACGCCTTCCCCTGCTGCCAAGACAACACCTGATAGAGAATAGCCCGTGGGCCTTGGCACACCCGCACTCTTTCTTTCGGTTTCAGCAAAGGTTTTGACCTTGACAACCGTTTTCATGAAACCTTCGGACTTGAACATGTTCCAGGCCTTTTCAACCTTTTCAGGTTGTTTCATGGCTTTCCGGATAAGTGATGTTTTTTCGGATGATTGGATCCCACTGATCTCAGTGCCGGCTGAAATGCAGGAATAGATGACCCGGATCAGCACAGAGCCCTTTGATACAACAGGCGAGGGCACTTCTTTCGCCAGAACTCGGCCATCTTTTATTATCGCTTGGAGCATGTTTGAATTACCTCGACTTGTCTTTTTTATGGACGAATTTTAAATGGTTGGGAATCGGTGTCGGAAATGGAAGGACTAAATGGCATGGGTATGCCAAGCCCCCCCCCAATTGAATGAACAACCCTCTCGGCAGTCTTGCCATCCCACAGGTTAATGGCAGGTACGGTCTCATTGCCGGTTGAGAGCAAAAGCAATACTTTTTCTTCAAAATTTTCCACCCGGCAAAGCTGGTTGGTTCCCCGGGATATGGTGACAGGCCGCTCTGTATTGGGCCTCAGGGTCAAACAAGGGATTCCCAGATAGGTCGTCTCTTCCTGAATGCCCCCAGAATCCGTAATGACAAGGCGACAGTTAAATACCAGATTCATGAAACGG
Above is a genomic segment from Candidatus Desulfatibia profunda containing:
- a CDS encoding methyltransferase domain-containing protein is translated as MLPNLHNNQWAEAAKQFFTAVSVQNALAFIRMILSECSMDIRGKTVIDAGCGLGQNTMLFALLGAEKVYGVDLDEERISAFRLALESWRRVSDTMDRVELVVEDIMTYIPGRKADLMFCNEMLSHLWDRKAFYKKTSGMLSGGGGGGGIFFPRGKKGGKPKSLPHPKGKRETPGRPRGKGPKGPQGFL
- a CDS encoding methyltransferase domain-containing protein; this translates as MMKKNKLQKLLACPDCHTSLSSVDGKLRCGPCDRDFPIISDTPVLFSKNSQSIANEGQVAYAQHDPSSLKNRLKRFLPLPNFIVARPTLHDRLRDTYIFNAPPEAMILNLGSGVQNELTHPGLIDFDIYPHGNTDVAGDAHQLPFIDGCLDGVWLCAVMEHLNRPFAVSNEVYRILKPGGFVLVTVPFIQPRHGSPHDYFRYTLDGLRSVFSSFHEVEGGTTGAGPMGTWAQMTMALAGSFSRKPSLSYAFRFMTGWVLYPFAFLDKLMKDKFKDSPVCGGVCYMGIK
- a CDS encoding heparinase II/III-family protein, which encodes MIKKSSLNSVALPDGGIYVMRSEHIYLLAACQPIGINGVGAHKHNDWLSFELCVDDQPIIIDPGTFCYTGNMEMRRLFRSTKYHNTVVVDGREQIEIHNSMFGLTSPHGDVRVLRWESEETHDLLEAEHTGYTRLAEPVTHRRQFLLNKRKNEVEITDTFIGDGEHSFAWYYHLDVGLQSENEVRKIFILQDRKIVLEIEAPDFEIIQRKERGWVSKAYNRRESAEIVCFEGIAVLSSNPSFTQRISINDDFLGDEKE
- a CDS encoding class I SAM-dependent methyltransferase, whose amino-acid sequence is MGGYKKQLKGLHHDIDGPMVVCPFCKADFDYMDDEAHCHKCGKVFSAKNGILCFGSEDAFYEGKFTETKDWSLGQNSGMKKIFKAFYRSISIGAFESRFLSKQLKKIIHGDQAWILDFGCGGGAGILPEHGYVTGVDLSVSSLLEARRLYNRVYQIDGEHLPFPDASFDCVYTSHVFGHIPLHQKSSVINEIYRVLKPGGYLLSSIECDSESIVYKRAKKHPELFSKCYVEEYGHYGLELPDANFKRFRKAGFLPVVELADIHKGYLRPVTSYRNLVAFKGKDAVLFSLGAIANWIEKSRVITRTIDFVFGLMIPVSFLFTPPSHRDSAKIVYRKPE
- a CDS encoding class I SAM-dependent methyltransferase; translated protein: MKNDYVTKLELAFNNFNQNYAMKSRKDAFGLLDNAKGEFVHYAMTLAYMKKRIEAFGSRKAKCLDAGGHLGILSTLFRDMGYEAINVDNMSNFDEVLFGNALKFMEDHEVAYLNVDLMSPELSIPIGSETIDVVVFQAVIEHLPHSPRLILDEFCRILKRDGSLVICTPNGGNVGSRLTMFRKGDWPYWNLKMFYESKIPFLGHHRLYSINDLDRMANWSGFSRDSTNTIFFDHGTKTKGTFLWKAFWHGCYRPVIYRFFPKWRAGIWAVYNKRL
- a CDS encoding oligosaccharide flippase family protein, which translates into the protein MLARAIGFLTTWILVRHLTPDEYGIFSILDMVAGVSAGLITTGFNWSMVKSVASHRKDPATAWHIAGTVLKIEVIYGLILALGLYLGADFLSKNLFHKPELLFYLRLCSIGVLGNILFTYRNAIFQAFMKFRLNAVFTAGHSLCYLGIIILFLMMDQFSIRAISIVYVSLPLIISIIAIVLLRDGFKKARKERLSAFLSSMGSNYGWLLCYTLCLWFSGQFHMIILSRYFPMQEIGLYGFAYKIYGLSLMLMNAINSVLLPTFSGITENSALRKSFKKTLKGTAVVSVCLLVSIPFLGFFISVFAGERYSGACIMLQILIFGAAISTLLSPPVNILFALDKFKLIAIGGLIFVAINAAGQLTVTPVFGGLGAASIQVASHLVLCLWVTYHSFKLIGIKK
- the asnB gene encoding asparagine synthase (glutamine-hydrolyzing) translates to MCGIAGIVDFSGNSVSATDLLNMRDSMLHRGPDDFGAVLLAGNGKSHSNRYVQFRTCEELFGTGKSHSNFNIGFAHRRLSIIDLTAAGRQPMCNEDGTIWITFNGEIYNFEEIRTELEKYGHRFLSKTDTEVIIHAYEQWGMKSLDRFIGMFAFAIWDQSKSRIILARDRVGIKPLYYCFLGPKLVFASEIKAILQYPGIPRKVNLEAFGHYLSFHCVPPPATLFEGISKVESGHYMVIHEPSQIKTVEYWDMFAKRNNESLARSEEDITEEIVNLFQDATKRRMISDVPFGAFLSGGIDSSLNVAMMCRFLDRPVNTFSIGFKDAPAYNELSWSNRIAKLFKTNHHEVIISPQDAISFLPKLVFHQDEPIADSVCVPVYFVSKLAKDNGVSVCQVGEGSDELFCGYPSWLTALKDYSEADTFFGKIKRAPMLASSYLASRLLGKGWGTYDRCHTFYHNEIFWGGAISYREYAKRAILSPRLNKLTYEATPQIISDYKDRFNNRCFLPDPLAWMTYIDLKIRLPELLLMRLDKLNMAVSLEGRVPFLDHRLVEFALSLSQKSKIKTNETKYILKQAIKDILPPDIINRPKQGFQLPVNEWYEDHMHKHFIRVADSFLKDTDYFNATALTRYINRKQVPWIIINFIYWHRMWIEGDMEAVDMV
- a CDS encoding bi-domain-containing oxidoreductase — encoded protein: MLQAIIKDGRVLAKEVPSPVVSKGSVLIRVIYSCISAGTEISGIQSSEKTSLIRKAMKQPEKVEKAWNMFKSEGFMKTVVKVKTFAETERKSAGVPRPTGYSLSGVVLAAGEGVIDLKPGDKVAAAGAGIANHAEFVDVPRNLVMRLPEGLDYKTASTVTLGGIAMQGVRRAQIQLGEFVVIYGTGILGLIALQLVKAAGGRCIAVDIDSRRLKLAKDFGAEMTINSSETNDPVAAVSHFTSGHGADTVIFTAATTKSLALTQAFEMTRKKGRLVMVGVYGRELRRDDIYQKEIDFLISTSYGPGRYDETYEQKGMDYPYAYVRWTENRNMVEYLRLLANGAVDVAAMIEGVFPLNDVANAFEALSKPERPLMVLLNYGKTQNEDAEGYKSSTLEIKRPNAINSNDRIRVGIIGAGNFATGMHLPNLKKLADKYDIRAICNRTGQKAADIAERFGAAYATADYKKVLEDPEIDLTMICTRHNLHGQMVMESLKAGKHTFVEKPLCTTQAELDHIKDFYDNNPQSALPLLMVGFNRRFSKYAREIKKHVMNRVNPLFIHYRMNAGYSPMDSWVHTEEGGGRIIGEACHIIDLFSYLIDSPVRAFSSASLHPKTDSISSSDNKSIILEYEDGSVATLEYFAVGSSKIPKEYMEVHFDEKSIIVDDYKSIRGYSVDTANIKTKRQDKGQLEELIDLYECLKKRTDGWPIPIESMFETTMITLEKAKR